A stretch of the Streptomyces sp. NBC_00078 genome encodes the following:
- the rplO gene encoding 50S ribosomal protein L15 — protein MAENNPLKIHNLRPAPGAKTAKTRVGRGEASKGKTAGRGTKGTKARYQVPERFEGGQMPLHMRLPKLKGFKNPFKVEFQVVNLDKLASLYPEGGEVTVEGLVAKGAVRKNSLVKVLGQGEISVALQVTVDAVSGSAKEKITAAGGTVTELV, from the coding sequence ATGGCGGAGAACAACCCGCTCAAGATCCACAACCTCCGTCCCGCCCCGGGCGCCAAGACCGCCAAGACCCGTGTGGGTCGTGGTGAGGCGTCGAAGGGTAAGACGGCTGGTCGTGGTACCAAGGGCACGAAGGCCCGTTACCAGGTTCCGGAGCGCTTCGAGGGTGGCCAGATGCCCCTCCACATGCGTCTCCCGAAGCTGAAGGGCTTCAAGAACCCCTTCAAGGTCGAGTTCCAGGTCGTGAACCTCGACAAGCTGGCGTCCCTGTACCCCGAGGGTGGCGAGGTCACCGTCGAGGGTCTGGTGGCCAAGGGTGCCGTTCGCAAGAACAGCCTCGTCAAGGTCCTCGGCCAGGGCGAGATCTCCGTGGCGCTGCAGGTGACGGTCGACGCCGTCTCCGGCTCCGCCAAGGAGAAGATCACCGCCGCAGGCGGCACCGTCACCGAGCTCGTCTGA
- the secY gene encoding preprotein translocase subunit SecY yields MLTAFARAFRTPDLRKKLLFTLAIIVVYRVGTHVPIPGVNYKAVQTCVDQASGTQGLFGLVNMFSGGALLQITIFALGIMPYITASIILQLLTVVIPRLEALKKEGQAGTAKITQYTRYLTVALAILQGTGLVATARSGALFGSCSAASQIVPDQAIFTTITMVICMTAGTAVVMWLGELITDRGIGNGMSILMFISIAATFPSALWAIKKQGKLADGWIEFSTVILVGLVMVGLVVFVEQAQRRIPVQYAKRMIGRRSYGGTSTYIPLKVNQAGVIPVIFASSLLYIPALIAQFSGSKAGWKTWVEQNLTKGDHPIYLVSYFLLIVFFAFFYVAISFNPEEVADNMKKYGGFIPGIRAGRPTAEYLSYVLNRITWPGSLYLGLIALVPTMALVGFGATGNFPFGGTSILIIVGVGLETVKQIESQLQQRNYEGFLR; encoded by the coding sequence GTGCTCACCGCGTTCGCCCGGGCGTTCAGGACGCCCGACCTGCGCAAGAAGCTGCTCTTCACACTCGCCATCATCGTGGTGTACCGGGTTGGTACCCATGTCCCGATCCCCGGCGTCAACTACAAGGCCGTCCAGACGTGCGTTGACCAGGCGTCCGGCACCCAGGGTCTCTTCGGTCTCGTGAACATGTTCAGCGGTGGTGCACTGCTGCAGATCACGATCTTTGCCCTGGGCATCATGCCCTACATCACGGCGAGCATCATTCTGCAGCTGCTGACCGTCGTGATCCCGCGTCTGGAAGCCCTCAAGAAGGAGGGACAGGCCGGTACCGCGAAGATCACGCAGTACACGCGTTACCTGACGGTGGCGCTCGCCATCCTGCAAGGCACCGGCCTGGTGGCCACCGCGCGCAGCGGTGCCCTGTTCGGCAGCTGCTCGGCTGCCAGCCAGATCGTCCCCGACCAGGCGATCTTCACCACCATCACCATGGTCATCTGCATGACTGCCGGTACGGCCGTCGTGATGTGGCTGGGCGAGCTCATCACCGACCGCGGCATCGGCAACGGCATGTCGATCCTGATGTTCATCTCGATCGCCGCGACCTTCCCCTCGGCCCTGTGGGCCATCAAGAAGCAGGGCAAGCTGGCCGACGGCTGGATCGAGTTCAGCACCGTCATCCTGGTCGGACTGGTCATGGTCGGCCTGGTGGTCTTCGTCGAGCAGGCCCAGCGGCGCATTCCCGTGCAGTACGCGAAGCGCATGATCGGCCGCCGTTCCTACGGTGGTACGTCGACCTACATCCCGCTGAAGGTCAACCAGGCGGGTGTGATTCCCGTCATCTTCGCCTCGTCGCTGCTCTACATCCCGGCACTGATCGCTCAGTTCTCGGGGAGCAAGGCCGGCTGGAAGACCTGGGTCGAGCAGAACCTGACCAAGGGTGACCACCCGATTTACCTGGTCAGCTACTTCTTGCTGATCGTTTTCTTCGCGTTCTTCTACGTGGCGATCTCCTTCAACCCCGAAGAAGTCGCCGACAACATGAAGAAGTATGGTGGCTTCATCCCGGGCATCCGGGCTGGCCGACCGACCGCTGAGTACCTGAGCTACGTACTCAACCGGATCACCTGGCCGGGTTCGCTGTATCTGGGGCTGATCGCTCTCGTACCAACGATGGCGTTGGTCGGGTTCGGGGCAACCGGTAACTTCCCCTTCGGCGGGACGAGCATCCTGATCATCGTGGGTGTGGGTCTTGAGACGGTGAAGCAAATCGAGAGCCAGCTCCAGCAGCGCAATTACGAAGGGTTCCTCCGCTGA
- a CDS encoding adenylate kinase: MRIVLVGPPGAGKGTQATRLADKLRIPHISTGDLFRANISQQTELGKLAKSYMDAGNLVPDEVTIAMAKDRMEQPDAEGGFLLDGFPRNVSQAEALDELLKTEGIKLDAVLDLEVPEEEVVKRIAGRRICRNDSAHVFHETYSAPKKEGVCDVCGGELYQRDDDSEETVRTRLEVYHTQTEPIIDYYKAQGLVVTISSLGPVGEVTQRALEALKREDDGK, from the coding sequence ATGCGAATCGTCCTCGTCGGGCCGCCGGGTGCAGGGAAGGGCACGCAGGCCACTCGCCTTGCCGACAAGCTGCGCATCCCGCACATCTCCACGGGCGACCTGTTCCGCGCCAACATCAGCCAGCAGACAGAGCTCGGGAAACTCGCGAAGTCCTACATGGACGCCGGCAACCTCGTCCCCGACGAGGTGACCATCGCGATGGCCAAGGACCGCATGGAGCAGCCGGACGCCGAGGGCGGCTTCCTGCTGGACGGTTTCCCGCGCAACGTCTCGCAGGCCGAGGCGCTCGACGAGCTGCTCAAGACCGAGGGCATCAAACTGGACGCGGTACTCGACCTCGAAGTCCCCGAGGAAGAGGTCGTCAAGCGGATCGCCGGCCGGCGCATCTGCCGCAACGACTCGGCGCACGTGTTCCACGAGACGTACAGCGCGCCGAAGAAGGAAGGCGTTTGCGACGTCTGCGGCGGCGAGCTCTACCAGCGTGACGACGACTCCGAGGAGACCGTGCGCACGCGGCTCGAGGTCTACCACACGCAGACCGAGCCGATCATCGACTACTACAAGGCACAGGGACTGGTCGTCACGATCTCGTCCCTCGGCCCGGTGGGCGAGGTCACGCAGCGGGCGCTGGAAGCCCTCAAGCGCGAGGACGACGGCAAGTAG
- the map gene encoding type I methionyl aminopeptidase: MVQIKTPEQIAKMREAGLVVAAIHAATREAAVPGATTKDLDQVARKVLAEYDAKPNFLGYGGFPATICTSVNEVVVHGIPSDDVVLKDGDVISIDCGAIIDGWHGDAAYTAFVGSGHAPELIELSRVTEESMWAGIAAMKQGNRLVDVSRAIETYIRRQPKPGGGKYGIIEDYGGHGIGTEMHMDPHLLNYVEKRRGKGPKLVPGFCLAIEPMVSLGTPRTEVLSDDWTVITTDGTWSSHWEHSVALAEEGPLVLTSPDGGRAKLAELGITAAPDPLG, encoded by the coding sequence ATGGTGCAGATCAAGACCCCCGAGCAGATCGCCAAGATGCGTGAGGCGGGGCTGGTCGTCGCCGCCATCCACGCGGCCACCCGTGAGGCCGCGGTGCCCGGGGCCACCACCAAGGACCTGGACCAGGTCGCCCGCAAGGTGCTCGCGGAGTACGACGCGAAGCCGAACTTCCTTGGCTACGGCGGCTTCCCGGCCACGATCTGCACCTCCGTCAACGAGGTCGTCGTCCATGGCATCCCCTCCGACGACGTCGTCCTGAAGGACGGCGACGTCATCTCCATCGACTGCGGCGCGATCATCGACGGCTGGCACGGCGACGCGGCGTACACGGCCTTCGTGGGTTCCGGCCACGCCCCCGAGCTGATCGAGCTCTCCCGGGTCACGGAGGAGTCGATGTGGGCCGGCATCGCGGCGATGAAGCAGGGGAACCGGCTCGTCGACGTCTCCCGTGCCATCGAGACCTACATCCGCCGCCAGCCGAAGCCGGGCGGCGGCAAGTACGGGATCATCGAGGACTACGGCGGCCACGGCATCGGCACCGAGATGCACATGGACCCGCACCTGCTGAACTACGTGGAGAAGCGCCGCGGCAAGGGACCCAAGCTGGTCCCCGGTTTCTGCCTCGCGATCGAGCCGATGGTCTCCCTGGGCACTCCCAGGACCGAGGTCCTCTCCGACGACTGGACGGTCATCACCACGGACGGCACCTGGTCCTCCCACTGGGAGCACAGTGTTGCGCTGGCCGAGGAGGGTCCGCTGGTGCTGACGTCTCCCGACGGGGGCAGGGCCAAGCTCGCCGAGCTCGGGATCACGGCTGCGCCGGATCCGCTCGGCTGA